In Chromobacterium rhizoryzae, one genomic interval encodes:
- a CDS encoding ABC transporter ATP-binding protein — protein MTQNQTLLSVRNLKVAFRQENGGDFQALKGVSFDIPAKRTVALVGESGSGKSVTSMAIMRLLSPQHASIHPDSQILLQGRDLLKAGGAEMRALRGKDIAMIFQEPMSSLNPVFSVGEQIMEALMLHAKLGRRAARRRAIELLREVGLPEPESKVDSYPHQLSGGQQQRVMIAMAIACEPKLLIADEPTTALDVTIQKQILQLIADLQKKHDMAVLFITHDLGVVGEFADEVIVMRHGEIREQGSVQQIFDAPQDAYTKALLACRPHLDRRPQRLAVIDDFLQPGGYVEPPQRERGYRDDDEIILDVRGLSKSFDVREGLFGKRQFHAVKDVSFKLARGKTLGIVGESGSGKTTVGLTLVRLHQASGGQALFHGQDLLGMDAKAFHAYKRRIQIIFQNPYASLNPRFTVEQILSEPMQLHGIGRDGGERRKLAQELLDKVGMPAGALQKYPHEFSGGQRQRIAIARCLTLKPEVLICDESVSALDVSVQAQVLNLLQDLQDEYGLSYLFISHDLAVVKHISDQVMVMNKGEVVEQADADQIYREPRQSYTRKLLESIPQGWVGMAPA, from the coding sequence ATGACTCAGAACCAGACCCTGCTGTCGGTGCGCAATCTCAAAGTGGCGTTCCGTCAGGAGAACGGCGGCGATTTCCAGGCGCTCAAGGGCGTCAGCTTCGACATCCCGGCCAAGCGCACCGTGGCCTTGGTGGGCGAATCCGGCTCCGGCAAATCGGTGACCTCCATGGCCATCATGCGCCTGCTGTCGCCGCAGCACGCCAGTATCCACCCGGACAGCCAGATCCTGCTGCAAGGGCGGGATCTGCTCAAGGCCGGCGGCGCCGAGATGCGGGCGCTGCGCGGCAAAGACATCGCGATGATCTTCCAGGAGCCGATGAGCTCGCTGAACCCGGTGTTCAGCGTGGGCGAGCAGATCATGGAAGCCCTGATGCTGCACGCCAAGCTGGGCCGCCGCGCCGCGCGCCGGCGCGCGATCGAACTGTTGCGCGAAGTGGGCCTGCCGGAACCGGAAAGCAAGGTGGACAGCTACCCGCACCAGCTGTCCGGCGGCCAGCAGCAGCGGGTGATGATCGCGATGGCCATCGCCTGCGAACCCAAGCTGCTGATTGCCGACGAACCCACCACCGCGCTGGACGTGACCATCCAGAAGCAGATCCTGCAACTGATCGCGGATCTGCAGAAGAAACACGATATGGCGGTGCTGTTCATCACCCACGATCTGGGCGTGGTGGGCGAGTTCGCCGACGAAGTCATCGTCATGCGTCACGGCGAAATCCGCGAACAGGGCAGCGTGCAGCAAATCTTCGACGCGCCGCAGGACGCCTACACCAAGGCGCTGCTGGCCTGCCGCCCACACCTTGACCGGCGGCCGCAGCGGCTGGCGGTGATCGACGACTTCCTGCAGCCGGGCGGCTATGTGGAACCGCCGCAGCGCGAGCGCGGCTACCGGGACGACGACGAAATCATCCTGGACGTGCGCGGGCTGAGCAAATCCTTCGACGTGCGCGAAGGCTTGTTCGGCAAACGCCAGTTCCACGCGGTCAAGGACGTGTCCTTCAAGCTGGCCCGCGGCAAGACCCTGGGCATCGTCGGCGAATCCGGCTCCGGCAAGACCACCGTCGGTCTGACCCTGGTGCGGCTGCACCAGGCCAGCGGCGGCCAGGCGCTGTTCCACGGCCAGGACCTGCTGGGCATGGACGCCAAGGCCTTCCACGCCTATAAGCGGCGCATCCAGATCATCTTCCAGAACCCCTACGCCTCGCTGAACCCGCGCTTCACCGTGGAGCAGATCCTGAGCGAACCGATGCAGCTGCACGGCATCGGCCGCGACGGCGGCGAGCGGCGCAAGCTGGCGCAGGAACTGCTGGACAAGGTGGGCATGCCGGCCGGGGCGCTGCAGAAATACCCGCACGAATTCTCCGGCGGCCAGCGTCAGCGCATCGCGATTGCGCGCTGCCTGACCTTGAAGCCGGAAGTGCTGATCTGCGACGAATCGGTGTCGGCGCTGGACGTGTCGGTGCAGGCGCAAGTGCTGAACCTGCTGCAAGACCTGCAGGACGAATACGGCCTGTCCTATCTGTTCATCTCGCACGATCTGGCGGTGGTGAAGCATATCTCCGACCAAGTGATGGTGATGAACAAGGGTGAGGTGGTGGAGCAGGCGGACGCGGATCAGATTTACCGCGAGCCGCGGCAGAGCTATACCCGCAAGTTGTTGGAGTCCATCCCGCAAGGCTGGGTGGGCATGGCGCCGGCCTAA
- a CDS encoding ABC transporter permease, translating into MTTLHNTAGAPPAAPSRSLWALGWQRLKRDRIGFVSLWVVAAFMLLAAAGWLNLAGRGWNDEIAASYAPPTLLLEKYRQQETPAAAGGQSTAIVPTERLKPSEDPIHDWLEAARPHAAQYAVPEVKKVASLTFGADQRGRDILDKVIKGTATSLLVGFFGALLSILIGTSLGAMAGYFGRKVDDFLMWFYSVFTSVPDMLLLLAFAAVAGRGIATVILVLSLTSWTGTFRLVRAEFIKNRSREYVQAADAIGASHSRRMFIHILPNVSHLLLVQFSLLMVGLIKYEVILSFLGFGVDVRQVSWGSMLAEVPEELLQGYWWQLAMVVVFMSTLVTAFSMLTDALRDALDPRAAAK; encoded by the coding sequence ATGACAACATTGCACAATACCGCCGGCGCGCCGCCGGCCGCCCCCTCGCGCAGCCTGTGGGCGCTGGGCTGGCAACGCTTGAAGCGCGACCGCATCGGCTTCGTCTCCCTGTGGGTGGTGGCCGCCTTCATGCTGCTGGCCGCCGCCGGCTGGCTCAATCTGGCCGGCCGCGGCTGGAACGACGAAATCGCCGCCTCCTACGCGCCGCCCACTTTATTGCTGGAGAAATACCGCCAGCAGGAAACGCCGGCCGCGGCCGGCGGCCAGTCCACCGCCATCGTGCCCACCGAACGCTTGAAACCGTCGGAAGATCCCATTCACGACTGGCTGGAAGCCGCGCGCCCGCACGCCGCCCAGTACGCGGTGCCGGAAGTGAAGAAAGTGGCGTCGCTGACCTTCGGCGCGGACCAGCGCGGCCGCGACATCCTGGACAAGGTGATTAAGGGCACCGCCACTTCGCTGCTGGTGGGCTTCTTCGGCGCGCTGCTGTCCATCCTGATCGGCACCTCGCTGGGCGCGATGGCCGGCTATTTCGGCCGCAAGGTGGACGACTTCCTGATGTGGTTCTACAGCGTGTTCACCTCGGTGCCGGACATGCTGTTGCTGCTCGCCTTCGCCGCCGTGGCCGGGCGCGGCATCGCCACCGTCATTCTGGTGCTGTCGCTGACCAGCTGGACCGGCACCTTCCGCCTGGTGCGGGCCGAGTTCATCAAGAACCGCTCGCGCGAGTACGTGCAGGCGGCGGACGCGATCGGCGCCAGCCACAGCCGCCGCATGTTCATCCACATCCTGCCCAATGTCTCCCACCTGCTGCTGGTGCAGTTCTCCCTCTTGATGGTGGGCCTGATCAAGTACGAAGTGATCCTGTCCTTCCTGGGTTTCGGCGTGGACGTGCGCCAAGTGAGCTGGGGCTCCATGCTGGCGGAAGTGCCGGAAGAGCTGTTGCAAGGCTATTGGTGGCAGCTGGCCATGGTGGTGGTGTTCATGTCCACCCTGGTGACCGCCTTCAGCATGTTGACCGATGCGCTGCGCGACGCGCTGGACCCGCGCGCGGCGGCGAAGTGA
- a CDS encoding ABC transporter permease translates to MFNFIIRRIWQMVPTMFGVMLLVFVLFNWVGGDPTYILAGKRLTPEIMANIRAQLGLDLSLPQQFWLFVKQVATFDFGTSWSTQQSVTATLASRIGPSLTLTGTLLVFELLTALPIAIVVAYYRGTLTDRMVTLICTVAMSVSSLAYIIVGQYLLAFKLDWFPVMGWDDDSLLRSLLIYVPLPLILGMLVSLAPNVRFYRSFVVEELGHDYVRTARAKGLSEKTVLFKHVLRNALIPVVTAVMMSLPFLVLGSMLLERFFGIPGMGNELLMAVDKSDFPVIKAITVTIAAAAMVFNLLADIIYKWIDPRVQLK, encoded by the coding sequence ATGTTCAATTTCATCATCCGCCGAATCTGGCAGATGGTGCCGACGATGTTCGGCGTCATGCTGCTGGTGTTCGTGCTGTTCAACTGGGTGGGCGGAGACCCCACCTACATCCTGGCCGGCAAACGCCTGACGCCGGAAATCATGGCCAATATCCGCGCCCAGCTGGGCCTGGACCTGAGCCTGCCGCAGCAGTTCTGGCTCTTCGTCAAGCAAGTGGCCACCTTCGACTTCGGCACCTCCTGGTCCACCCAGCAGTCCGTCACCGCCACGCTGGCTTCGCGCATCGGCCCCTCGCTGACGCTGACCGGCACCTTGCTGGTGTTCGAACTGCTGACCGCGCTGCCCATCGCCATCGTCGTGGCTTACTACCGCGGCACGCTGACCGACCGCATGGTGACGCTGATCTGCACCGTGGCCATGTCCGTCAGCTCGCTGGCCTACATCATCGTCGGCCAGTACCTGCTGGCCTTCAAACTGGACTGGTTCCCGGTGATGGGCTGGGACGACGACAGCCTGCTGCGCAGCCTGCTGATCTATGTGCCGCTGCCGCTGATCCTGGGCATGCTGGTGTCGCTGGCGCCCAATGTGCGCTTCTACCGCAGCTTCGTGGTGGAAGAACTGGGCCACGACTACGTGCGCACCGCGCGCGCCAAGGGCTTGTCGGAAAAAACCGTGCTGTTCAAGCACGTGCTGCGCAACGCGCTGATCCCGGTGGTCACCGCGGTGATGATGTCCTTGCCCTTCCTGGTGCTGGGCTCGATGCTGCTGGAGCGCTTTTTCGGCATTCCCGGCATGGGCAATGAACTGCTGATGGCGGTGGACAAGAGCGATTTCCCGGTGATCAAGGCCATTACCGTGACCATCGCCGCCGCCGCCATGGTGTTCAACCTGCTGGCCGACATCATCTACAAGTGGATCGATCCACGCGTGCAACTCAAGTGA
- a CDS encoding ABC transporter substrate-binding protein — MNRWKWLPLLLAGAGLLASAQAADMSKTLKVSFLAPETGFDPAKMSDIYSLGVIENIFDNLLRYDYLARPLKLKPGTAVALPEISADGQVFTFKVRPGIYFADDPAFKGKKRELTAADYAYSIKRFADPKVSSPNATSYTDYVLGLAEAGSAASKKGRFDYDKPIEGIKALDRYTLQLTLKKPNYNFLYTVAAKFSGAVAREVIETYDSNTNAHPVGTGPFVLKEWKPGNRIILEANPGYRKEVFADEPAADAPPQDREIAEQLRGKTLPVIGRVDIKVIEEEQPRWLSFLNKQIDYIGVPKSAIPSTVHSSEANPFQASLNPTLAQRGIRLHHNLGMDLTYAFFNMRDPVVGGYSKQKIALRRAIAMAYPSKEVIKLLYSGQAIQLQNLVPLNMVGNDPRFHGAADFDPALANALLDQAGYKIGPDGYRRQPNGQPLLITQATQGSAFDKQFNQIWQKAFDSIKLRVTFKVAKWNENLKAAYAGKVQMWSLGGSAAIPDGDDFVTGLWTKQIGIGNLPFFSRPEFDKAYEASQVLPNGPERDALFDRMNRVVAAYQPYVLGVTRFENVVSHDYLKGYKPHPLATIGVSWRYVDIDLSKRR; from the coding sequence ATGAATCGCTGGAAATGGCTGCCCCTGCTGCTGGCGGGGGCGGGCCTGCTCGCGTCCGCGCAAGCGGCCGATATGAGCAAGACGCTAAAGGTGTCCTTCCTGGCGCCCGAGACCGGATTCGACCCGGCCAAGATGAGCGATATTTATTCGCTGGGCGTGATCGAGAACATTTTCGACAACCTGCTCAGGTACGACTATCTGGCGCGGCCGCTCAAGCTCAAGCCGGGCACCGCCGTGGCCCTGCCGGAGATCTCGGCGGACGGCCAGGTGTTCACCTTCAAGGTCCGGCCCGGCATTTATTTTGCCGACGACCCGGCCTTCAAGGGCAAGAAGCGCGAGCTGACCGCGGCGGACTACGCCTACAGCATCAAGCGCTTCGCCGACCCCAAGGTCAGCTCGCCCAACGCCACTTCCTATACCGACTACGTGCTGGGATTGGCGGAGGCGGGCAGCGCCGCCAGCAAGAAAGGGCGCTTCGACTACGACAAGCCTATCGAAGGCATCAAGGCGCTGGACCGCTACACCCTGCAGCTGACGCTGAAAAAGCCCAATTACAACTTCCTCTACACCGTGGCCGCCAAATTCAGCGGCGCGGTGGCGCGCGAGGTGATTGAAACCTACGACAGCAACACCAACGCCCACCCGGTGGGCACCGGGCCGTTTGTGCTGAAGGAATGGAAGCCGGGCAACCGCATCATCCTGGAAGCCAACCCCGGCTACCGCAAGGAAGTGTTCGCCGACGAGCCGGCCGCCGACGCGCCGCCGCAGGACCGCGAAATCGCCGAGCAACTGCGCGGCAAGACCCTGCCTGTCATCGGCCGCGTGGACATCAAGGTGATAGAAGAAGAACAGCCGCGCTGGCTGTCCTTCCTCAACAAGCAGATCGACTACATCGGCGTGCCCAAGTCCGCCATCCCGTCCACCGTGCACAGCAGCGAGGCCAATCCCTTCCAGGCCAGCCTCAACCCGACGCTGGCGCAGCGCGGCATCCGCCTGCACCACAATCTGGGCATGGACCTGACTTACGCCTTCTTCAATATGCGTGACCCGGTGGTGGGCGGCTACAGCAAGCAAAAGATCGCCTTGCGCCGCGCCATCGCCATGGCCTACCCCAGCAAGGAAGTGATCAAGCTCTTGTACAGCGGCCAGGCCATCCAGCTGCAAAACCTGGTGCCCTTGAACATGGTGGGCAACGATCCGCGCTTTCACGGCGCGGCGGACTTCGATCCGGCGCTGGCCAACGCGCTGCTGGACCAGGCCGGCTACAAGATCGGTCCGGACGGCTACCGCCGCCAGCCCAACGGCCAGCCGCTGCTGATCACCCAGGCCACCCAGGGCAGCGCTTTCGACAAGCAGTTCAACCAGATCTGGCAGAAGGCCTTTGACAGCATCAAGCTGCGCGTCACCTTCAAAGTGGCCAAATGGAATGAAAACCTCAAGGCCGCCTACGCCGGCAAGGTGCAGATGTGGTCCTTGGGCGGTTCCGCCGCCATTCCGGACGGCGACGACTTCGTCACCGGCCTGTGGACCAAGCAGATCGGCATCGGCAACCTGCCCTTCTTCAGCCGGCCGGAGTTCGACAAGGCCTATGAAGCATCGCAAGTGCTGCCCAACGGGCCGGAACGCGACGCGCTGTTCGACCGCATGAACCGGGTGGTGGCCGCTTACCAGCCCTATGTGCTGGGCGTGACCCGCTTCGAAAACGTCGTCAGCCACGACTATCTCAAGGGTTACAAGCCGCATCCGCTGGCCACGATTGGGGTGTCCTGGCGTTATGTCGACATCGACCTGAGCAAGCGCCGCTAA
- a CDS encoding SDR family NAD(P)-dependent oxidoreductase yields MHSQPSILITGCSSGIGYHTAVILAQRGWRVIASCRAAADVERLRSEGMTCIRLDVDDADSIRDGLAQAVELAGGRLDALFNNAGFGQPGAVEDISRAAMREQFETNLFGPWELSNAALKVMRAQGHGRIVFNSSILGFAAMRWRGAYNASKFAMEGLCDTLRHELHGTDIHVSLVEPGPIESRFRPNALARFLKNVDIDASFHREAYQQQLARLKKEGHAAPFTLPASAVAEAVHRAITAAKPAARYRVTFPTKLYWWLRRLLPTRCFDWALRAAT; encoded by the coding sequence ATGCATTCGCAACCATCCATTCTGATCACCGGCTGCTCCAGCGGCATCGGCTACCACACCGCCGTCATCCTGGCCCAGCGCGGCTGGCGCGTGATCGCCAGCTGCCGCGCCGCGGCCGACGTGGAGCGCCTGCGCAGCGAGGGCATGACTTGCATCCGGCTGGACGTGGACGACGCCGACTCCATCCGCGACGGCCTGGCCCAGGCGGTGGAACTGGCCGGCGGCCGCCTGGACGCCTTGTTCAACAACGCGGGCTTCGGCCAGCCGGGCGCGGTGGAGGACATCAGCCGCGCGGCGATGCGCGAGCAGTTCGAAACCAATCTGTTCGGCCCCTGGGAGCTGAGCAACGCCGCGCTCAAAGTGATGCGCGCCCAGGGTCATGGCCGCATCGTGTTCAACAGCTCCATTCTGGGCTTCGCCGCCATGCGCTGGCGCGGCGCTTACAACGCCAGCAAGTTCGCGATGGAAGGCCTGTGCGACACCCTGCGCCACGAGCTGCACGGCACCGACATCCATGTGTCCTTGGTGGAGCCGGGGCCGATAGAAAGCCGCTTCCGCCCCAATGCGCTGGCGCGTTTCCTGAAGAACGTGGACATCGACGCCAGTTTTCACCGCGAGGCCTATCAGCAGCAGCTGGCGCGGCTGAAGAAAGAGGGCCACGCCGCGCCGTTCACCCTGCCGGCCAGCGCGGTGGCGGAGGCGGTGCACCGCGCCATCACGGCGGCCAAGCCGGCGGCGCGCTACCGGGTGACTTTCCCCACCAAATTGTATTGGTGGCTGCGTCGCCTGCTGCCAACCCGTTGTTTTGACTGGGCATTGCGCGCGGCCACCTGA
- a CDS encoding exodeoxyribonuclease VII small subunit, which translates to MAKASKAPASFETALAQLEDIIQAMESGDMPLETALGSYKQGIELIKFCQTKLADAEQQLKILENNELKPLELSNGQ; encoded by the coding sequence ATGGCTAAAGCCAGCAAAGCGCCGGCCAGTTTCGAAACCGCACTGGCCCAACTGGAAGACATCATCCAGGCGATGGAAAGCGGCGACATGCCGCTGGAAACGGCGCTCGGCTCCTACAAGCAGGGCATAGAATTGATCAAGTTCTGCCAGACCAAACTGGCCGACGCGGAACAGCAGCTGAAAATCCTGGAAAACAACGAACTCAAACCGCTGGAATTGTCCAATGGACAATAA
- a CDS encoding polyprenyl synthetase family protein, whose protein sequence is MDNKPFMAWMTEIQQQVEGALERLLPSPQHTPQKLHEAMRYVCLGGGKRVRPLLVFAAGELVGASADNLARIGSALEMVHVYSLVHDDMPCMDDDVLRRGKPTCHVAYDEATALLVGDALQTLAFDVLSAPMAGVEASAQLAMTHTLARAAGHAGMAGGQAIDLASVGKALNQPELEYMHLLKTGALIRASVLLGAMAGRPLSEDETARLDVFAKRMGLAFQVVDDVLDCEADTATLGKTAGKDAAHDKPTYVSLMGLSEAKQFARDLRDEAFAALEGFGDSAQRLKELADYIVARSF, encoded by the coding sequence ATGGACAATAAACCGTTCATGGCCTGGATGACCGAGATCCAGCAGCAAGTGGAAGGCGCGCTGGAGCGCCTGCTGCCCTCCCCCCAGCACACGCCGCAAAAATTGCACGAAGCGATGCGCTACGTCTGCCTGGGCGGCGGCAAGCGGGTGCGCCCGCTGCTGGTGTTCGCCGCCGGCGAACTGGTGGGCGCCAGCGCCGACAATCTGGCCCGCATCGGCTCCGCGCTGGAGATGGTCCACGTCTATTCCCTGGTGCACGACGATATGCCCTGTATGGACGACGACGTGCTGCGCCGCGGCAAGCCCACTTGCCACGTGGCTTACGACGAGGCCACCGCGCTCCTGGTGGGCGACGCGCTGCAAACCCTGGCTTTCGACGTGCTCTCCGCGCCCATGGCCGGCGTGGAGGCCTCCGCCCAGCTGGCGATGACGCATACGCTGGCGCGCGCCGCCGGCCACGCCGGCATGGCCGGCGGCCAGGCCATCGATCTGGCCAGCGTGGGCAAGGCGCTGAATCAGCCTGAGCTGGAGTATATGCATTTGCTGAAAACCGGCGCGCTGATCCGCGCGTCGGTGCTGCTGGGCGCCATGGCCGGCCGGCCGCTGAGCGAAGACGAGACCGCCCGCCTGGACGTATTCGCCAAGCGCATGGGCCTGGCCTTCCAGGTGGTGGACGACGTGCTGGACTGCGAAGCGGACACCGCCACCCTGGGCAAGACCGCCGGCAAGGACGCCGCCCACGACAAGCCCACCTACGTCAGCCTGATGGGGCTGTCCGAAGCCAAGCAGTTTGCCCGCGACTTGCGCGACGAGGCGTTTGCCGCGCTGGAAGGATTTGGCGATTCCGCCCAACGATTGAAGGAACTGGCCGACTACATCGTCGCGCGCTCGTTCTGA
- the dxs gene encoding 1-deoxy-D-xylulose-5-phosphate synthase, with protein MYPLLETIQSPADLRKLSRQQLAPLATELRDFLVESVSKTGGHFASNLGSIELTIALHYVFNTPDDRLVWDVGHQTYPHKILTGRRERMGSMRQKGGLAGFPKRDESPYDTFGVGHSSTSIGAALGMAVAAKTQGIERKCVAIIGDGSMTAGQAFEALNNAGAMDTDLLVVLNDNEMSISPNVGALNNYLAKLMSGRFYAAMREGSSKVLGIAPPLKEIASKVEEHVKGFFTPGTLFEEFGFNYIGPIDGHDVDVLVDTLSNIRSLKGPQFLHIVTKKGHGYKLAESDPVKYHGVTKFDPSNGLASGKGGGKPQYTQVFGDWICDMAKRDPRLVGITPAMREGSGLVRFEQEHADRYYDVAIAEQHAVTFAAGLACDGVKPVVAIYSTFLQRAYDQLIHDVALQNLPVLFAIDRAGLVGADGPTHAGAFDLSFLRCIPNLTVMAPSDENECRQMLYTGFQMNSPAAVRYPRGTGPGAEIQAEMTALPLGKGLLRRQGEKVAFLAFGSMVTPALAAAEALNATVADMRFVKPLDAELVCRLAESHDLIITVEENVVMGGAGSACLEAMQAMGILKPVLQLGLPDDYVEHGDPAGMLTDCGLDAAGIERSVRQRLAML; from the coding sequence ATGTATCCCTTGCTCGAGACCATTCAAAGCCCCGCCGACCTGCGCAAGCTGTCGCGCCAGCAGCTTGCGCCGCTGGCCACGGAACTGCGCGACTTCCTGGTGGAAAGCGTCAGCAAGACCGGCGGCCACTTCGCCTCCAACCTGGGCAGCATTGAGCTGACCATCGCCCTGCACTATGTGTTCAACACCCCGGACGACCGCCTGGTGTGGGACGTGGGCCATCAAACCTACCCGCACAAGATTCTGACCGGCCGCCGCGAACGCATGGGCAGCATGCGCCAGAAAGGCGGCCTGGCCGGCTTTCCCAAGCGCGACGAATCGCCGTACGACACCTTCGGCGTCGGCCATTCCTCCACCTCCATCGGCGCGGCGCTGGGCATGGCGGTGGCCGCCAAGACCCAGGGCATTGAGCGCAAGTGCGTGGCCATCATCGGCGACGGCTCCATGACCGCCGGCCAGGCCTTCGAGGCCCTCAACAACGCCGGCGCGATGGACACCGATCTGCTGGTGGTGCTCAACGACAACGAGATGTCGATCTCGCCCAATGTCGGCGCGCTGAACAACTACCTGGCCAAGCTGATGTCCGGCCGCTTCTACGCGGCGATGCGCGAAGGCTCCAGCAAGGTGCTGGGCATCGCCCCGCCGCTGAAGGAGATCGCCAGCAAGGTGGAGGAGCACGTCAAGGGCTTCTTCACCCCCGGCACCCTGTTCGAGGAGTTCGGCTTCAACTACATCGGCCCGATCGACGGTCACGACGTGGACGTGCTGGTGGACACCCTGAGCAATATCCGCAGCCTCAAAGGCCCGCAGTTCCTGCACATCGTCACCAAGAAGGGCCACGGCTACAAGCTGGCGGAGAGCGACCCGGTCAAATACCACGGCGTCACCAAGTTCGACCCCAGCAACGGCCTGGCCAGCGGCAAGGGCGGCGGCAAGCCGCAATACACCCAGGTGTTCGGCGACTGGATCTGCGACATGGCCAAGCGCGACCCGCGCCTGGTGGGCATCACTCCGGCGATGCGCGAGGGCTCCGGCCTGGTGCGCTTCGAGCAGGAGCACGCGGACCGCTATTACGACGTGGCCATCGCCGAACAGCACGCGGTCACCTTCGCCGCCGGCCTGGCCTGCGACGGCGTCAAGCCGGTGGTGGCGATCTACTCCACCTTCCTGCAGCGCGCTTACGACCAGCTGATCCACGACGTGGCGCTGCAGAATCTGCCGGTGCTGTTCGCCATCGACCGCGCCGGCCTGGTGGGCGCGGACGGCCCCACCCACGCGGGCGCCTTCGATCTGTCCTTCCTGCGCTGCATTCCCAATCTGACGGTGATGGCGCCCTCGGACGAGAACGAATGCCGGCAGATGCTGTACACCGGCTTCCAGATGAACAGCCCGGCCGCGGTGCGCTATCCGCGCGGCACCGGCCCCGGCGCCGAGATCCAGGCGGAGATGACGGCGCTGCCGCTGGGCAAGGGCCTGCTGCGCCGCCAGGGCGAAAAAGTGGCCTTCCTCGCCTTCGGCAGCATGGTGACGCCGGCCCTGGCCGCCGCCGAGGCGCTGAACGCCACCGTGGCCGACATGCGCTTCGTCAAGCCGCTGGACGCGGAACTGGTATGCCGGCTGGCGGAGAGCCACGATCTGATCATCACCGTGGAGGAAAACGTGGTGATGGGCGGCGCCGGCTCGGCCTGTTTGGAGGCGATGCAGGCGATGGGCATCCTCAAGCCGGTATTGCAACTGGGCCTGCCGGATGATTACGTGGAGCACGGCGACCCGGCCGGCATGCTGACCGATTGCGGCCTGGACGCCGCCGGCATCGAGCGCAGCGTGCGCCAGCGGCTGGCGATGCTGTAA
- a CDS encoding alpha/beta fold hydrolase, whose product MRETIHFAHANSFPASVYRKFLDALGERCQVGFLDAIGHDPAYPVTDCWPHLVEETIAHIESHYQGPIVGVGHSLGGFLMFYAALRRPELFKRIVILDSPLMGPFRSRGIWLAKKLGFIDRITPGGNTLKRRDNWASVAMVHDYFARKSMFARFDPDCLADYAEHGTVDDGQGGRKLKFRPRIEHDIYCSLPHDFPRYRGQLKVPAAFIAGVGSDVLKPADLRFMRKHFNIQVQMQQGSHLFPLERPVETARRILDLLEA is encoded by the coding sequence ATGCGAGAAACGATTCACTTTGCTCATGCCAACAGTTTCCCGGCCTCGGTTTACCGCAAATTCCTGGACGCGCTGGGCGAGCGCTGCCAGGTGGGCTTCCTCGACGCCATCGGCCACGATCCGGCCTATCCGGTCACCGACTGCTGGCCGCATCTGGTGGAGGAAACCATCGCCCACATCGAAAGCCACTATCAGGGCCCTATCGTCGGCGTCGGCCATTCTCTGGGCGGCTTCCTGATGTTCTACGCCGCCTTGCGCCGGCCGGAGCTGTTCAAGCGCATCGTGATCCTGGATTCGCCGCTGATGGGGCCGTTCCGCTCGCGCGGCATCTGGCTGGCCAAGAAGCTGGGCTTCATCGATCGCATCACCCCGGGCGGCAACACCCTGAAGCGGCGCGACAACTGGGCGTCGGTGGCCATGGTTCACGACTACTTCGCCCGCAAGTCCATGTTCGCCCGCTTCGATCCGGACTGCCTGGCTGACTACGCCGAGCACGGCACGGTGGACGACGGCCAGGGCGGACGCAAGCTTAAATTCCGTCCGCGGATCGAACATGACATCTATTGTTCGCTGCCGCATGATTTTCCGCGTTATCGCGGCCAATTGAAAGTGCCGGCGGCTTTTATCGCCGGCGTCGGCTCCGACGTGTTGAAACCGGCGGACCTGCGCTTCATGCGCAAGCACTTCAATATCCAGGTGCAGATGCAGCAGGGCAGCCATCTGTTTCCGCTGGAACGGCCGGTGGAAACGGCGCGGCGCATCCTGGATCTGCTGGAGGCCTGA